One Glaciihabitans arcticus DNA window includes the following coding sequences:
- a CDS encoding DMT family transporter, whose translation MTGRAGVSTGALALVLASVLWGTTGTAASFLPDAVSPLAIGASTMVGGALLLFLVSARGALAAIRHPVARRWLLIGAVGVFVYPLAFYSAMDEAGVAIGNVVALGSGPVFAALFEWVWEKRGLSGRWLVSTTIAIAGIVLLSFGGHGGAGSGNVFVGVLLGLLAGLAYALYTYASSRAIGTGHASRSIMGGMFGLGAIALLPVLLLTGGPLLDSLSTVGIASYLAVGPMFFAYLLFGFGLVNLRSSVVTTITLIEPLVATLLAVLIVGERLDVLGWVGLALIFVGVTVIVSARQPRNPPVEL comes from the coding sequence ATGACGGGGAGAGCCGGGGTGTCAACGGGTGCGCTCGCCCTCGTGCTCGCGTCCGTGCTGTGGGGCACCACGGGAACGGCAGCGAGCTTTCTGCCGGATGCGGTCAGCCCCCTCGCGATCGGCGCGTCGACCATGGTCGGCGGGGCTCTATTGCTCTTCCTCGTGTCGGCCCGGGGCGCCCTCGCCGCGATTCGTCATCCCGTAGCGCGTCGCTGGCTTCTGATCGGTGCCGTCGGCGTCTTCGTCTACCCGCTCGCTTTTTATAGCGCCATGGATGAAGCGGGCGTCGCGATCGGCAACGTCGTGGCCCTGGGTTCCGGCCCGGTCTTCGCCGCGCTGTTTGAATGGGTCTGGGAGAAGCGCGGCCTCTCCGGTCGCTGGCTGGTCTCCACGACCATCGCGATCGCGGGAATCGTGCTGCTCAGCTTCGGCGGCCACGGGGGAGCGGGATCGGGAAATGTCTTCGTCGGCGTACTGCTCGGACTGCTCGCCGGCCTCGCCTACGCGCTCTATACCTATGCGTCGAGTCGCGCCATTGGGACCGGGCACGCGAGCCGGTCGATCATGGGCGGGATGTTCGGACTCGGCGCCATCGCGCTGCTTCCCGTACTGCTGCTCACCGGCGGGCCGCTGCTCGACTCTCTCTCGACCGTCGGTATTGCGAGCTATCTCGCAGTCGGACCGATGTTTTTCGCCTATTTATTGTTCGGTTTTGGACTCGTCAATCTGCGCAGCAGCGTGGTCACCACCATCACCCTGATCGAGCCACTTGTCGCTACTTTGTTGGCTGTTTTGATCGTCGGCGAGCGTCTCGACGTTCTCGGCTGGGTCGGACTCGCCCTCATCTTCGTGGGCGTAACGGTAATTGTTTCGGCTCGGCAGCCACGAAACCCTCCTGTGGAGCTTTAG
- a CDS encoding clostripain-related cysteine peptidase, giving the protein MRTATSLVALATGTALLLGLAACSAEEKAVKSGSWTVLSYSIADTDLEPYMMDDVAEMGSVGSQENLNIVALVDRSADYTADDVLGQGDWVGGKLLAVTDGGADELEDMGDVNTGDPQVLADFITRGITEYPADNYALIISDHGASWPGVGGDESFDGDGLDLEEINQALTDGLAGTDVEKLDLLGFDACLMATYEVASKLAPHAERLLASQELEPGHGWDYTALQTIPDNGGATVDELGSALIAGFEAQAVDQETQAEITLSLVDLNAIPAVDDALAAFSGALVERAAGVAPVVGRSLASALGFGRNPDPEQDVFMTDLAILAGEIGVDALDVSDEADDLIRAINDSVLDKVDGQATKGATGLSIYFPPTEALYSSDYDALGVDGDWADFLVAYYGAGSAVPEESHTTFADGDAVIDFDADGVNVTASFDAEGAENISEAFIRYGTVDADGSVTFLGREPADFDDEGEVVGSYDLSQLTISDGEDTTGAYLDMTIDGDVVTFDVPMTYYAPDAEDGTDALLSLVIDGDDLISETYYTHNVEAGTYGALSADPDGIISPELLNVDADGTEQWLSTSDYGLYADLPNLEYDFPNLESGTELYLELQVVDFSGNVDTVAVTVEVP; this is encoded by the coding sequence GTGCGCACCGCAACTAGCCTCGTCGCCCTCGCAACGGGCACAGCGCTCCTGCTCGGGCTCGCTGCCTGCAGCGCCGAAGAAAAGGCGGTGAAGTCCGGCAGCTGGACGGTGCTCTCGTACTCGATCGCCGACACCGACCTCGAGCCGTACATGATGGACGACGTGGCCGAGATGGGCTCCGTCGGCAGCCAGGAGAACCTGAACATCGTCGCGCTCGTGGACCGCTCCGCGGACTACACGGCGGATGACGTTCTCGGCCAGGGCGACTGGGTCGGCGGCAAGCTGCTCGCGGTGACCGACGGCGGTGCCGACGAGCTCGAGGACATGGGCGATGTGAACACCGGCGACCCCCAGGTGCTCGCCGACTTCATCACGCGCGGCATCACCGAGTACCCGGCCGACAATTACGCCCTCATCATCTCCGACCACGGCGCATCCTGGCCGGGTGTCGGCGGCGATGAGTCGTTCGACGGCGACGGCCTCGACCTCGAAGAGATCAACCAGGCGCTCACCGACGGACTCGCCGGCACCGACGTCGAGAAGCTCGATCTGCTCGGCTTCGACGCCTGTCTGATGGCGACCTACGAGGTCGCGAGCAAGCTCGCTCCGCACGCCGAGCGCCTGCTCGCCTCCCAGGAACTCGAGCCCGGACACGGCTGGGACTACACGGCCCTGCAGACGATCCCCGACAACGGCGGTGCGACGGTCGACGAGCTCGGCTCCGCACTCATCGCCGGCTTCGAGGCGCAGGCGGTCGACCAGGAGACCCAGGCGGAGATCACGCTGTCCCTCGTCGACCTGAACGCGATTCCTGCGGTGGATGACGCGCTCGCTGCGTTCAGCGGCGCCCTCGTCGAGCGTGCCGCGGGTGTCGCTCCGGTTGTGGGGCGCTCGCTCGCGAGTGCCCTCGGCTTCGGCCGCAATCCCGACCCAGAGCAGGACGTCTTTATGACGGATCTCGCGATCCTCGCGGGCGAGATCGGGGTGGATGCGCTCGACGTGTCCGATGAGGCGGATGACCTCATCCGCGCCATCAACGACTCGGTGCTCGACAAGGTCGACGGCCAAGCGACGAAGGGTGCGACGGGACTGTCGATCTACTTCCCGCCGACGGAGGCGTTGTACAGCAGCGACTACGACGCGCTGGGTGTGGATGGCGACTGGGCCGACTTCCTCGTGGCCTACTACGGTGCAGGTTCAGCGGTGCCGGAGGAGAGTCACACGACCTTCGCCGACGGTGACGCGGTGATCGATTTCGACGCCGACGGCGTGAATGTCACCGCCTCGTTCGACGCGGAGGGCGCCGAGAACATCTCCGAGGCGTTCATCCGCTACGGCACTGTCGACGCGGACGGCTCGGTGACCTTTCTCGGTCGCGAGCCCGCCGACTTCGACGATGAGGGCGAGGTGGTGGGCAGCTACGACCTCAGCCAGCTGACCATCAGTGACGGCGAGGACACCACGGGTGCCTACCTCGACATGACGATCGACGGCGATGTCGTCACCTTCGACGTGCCGATGACCTACTACGCTCCGGACGCCGAGGACGGCACGGACGCCCTGCTCTCCCTCGTGATCGACGGCGACGACCTCATCAGCGAGACCTACTACACCCACAACGTCGAGGCCGGAACCTACGGAGCCCTCAGCGCGGACCCCGACGGCATCATCTCCCCGGAGCTGCTCAACGTGGACGCTGACGGCACGGAACAGTGGCTCTCCACCTCGGACTACGGCCTCTACGCCGACCTGCCGAACCTGGAGTACGACTTCCCGAACCTCGAGTCGGGCACCGAGCTCTACCTCGAGCTTCAGGTCGTCGACTTCAGCGGCAACGTCGACACGGTCGCCGTCACCGTCGAGGTTCCCTAG
- a CDS encoding phytoene desaturase family protein produces the protein MSELDAIVVGAGPNGLAAAVTLARAGLKVRVYERNTSIGGGARTAQLTLPGFHHDVCSAVHPMALASSFFQAFGLEKRIELVTPEISYGHPLDNGRAGLAYHDLDRAVESLGRDGRAWRGLMGPLVEHAQQVADFTGDQLLQFPRNPITAARFGLRALEQGSPLWNLRFREDVAPAMLTGIAAHTISPMPGLAPAGAGLALGTYAHAKGWPIPVGGSQAIVDALAADLVAHGGEIVVGQEIASLAELPDAKIVLLTTSSQALSAIANDVLPTTYKRRLEGFRYGNAVAKVDFALSGPVPWANEELHKAGTLHVGGSRAEVSRGEREVDDGKHPTSPYVLVAQPSAFDPSRAPAGKHVLWAYTHVPRHSELDATEAITAQLERFAPGFRDLVLASSSMSAVDMGNYNPNYIGGDIAGGAATIKQLLARPVLAREPWRTPVTGLYLGSSSAVPGPGVHGLAGWRAATSALKHEFGLPSPDLSPENSLSPGV, from the coding sequence ATGAGCGAACTCGACGCAATTGTTGTCGGAGCCGGCCCGAACGGTCTCGCCGCTGCCGTCACTCTCGCCCGCGCCGGCCTCAAGGTGCGGGTGTACGAGCGCAATACCAGCATCGGCGGGGGAGCGCGCACGGCACAGCTCACCCTGCCCGGCTTCCACCATGACGTGTGCTCCGCGGTGCATCCGATGGCTCTCGCCTCGAGCTTCTTCCAGGCGTTCGGGCTCGAGAAGCGCATCGAGCTGGTCACGCCCGAGATCTCCTACGGGCATCCGCTCGACAACGGACGAGCCGGCCTCGCCTACCACGACCTCGATCGCGCGGTCGAGTCTCTGGGTCGCGATGGACGGGCCTGGCGCGGGCTGATGGGGCCGCTCGTCGAGCACGCCCAGCAGGTCGCCGACTTCACGGGCGACCAGCTGCTGCAGTTCCCCAGAAACCCGATCACGGCAGCGAGATTCGGGCTGCGGGCGCTCGAGCAGGGATCGCCGCTGTGGAACCTGCGCTTCCGCGAGGACGTCGCCCCCGCGATGCTCACCGGCATCGCCGCGCACACCATCTCGCCGATGCCCGGGCTTGCTCCCGCCGGCGCCGGTCTCGCCCTCGGCACCTACGCGCACGCGAAGGGCTGGCCGATCCCCGTCGGCGGCAGCCAAGCCATCGTCGATGCCCTCGCGGCCGATCTCGTCGCGCACGGCGGCGAGATCGTCGTCGGACAGGAGATCGCGAGCCTCGCTGAGCTTCCCGACGCAAAGATCGTGCTGCTCACCACGAGTTCGCAGGCGCTCAGCGCGATTGCGAACGACGTGCTCCCCACCACCTACAAGCGCCGCCTCGAGGGCTTCCGCTACGGCAACGCGGTCGCCAAGGTCGACTTCGCGCTCTCCGGCCCGGTTCCGTGGGCCAACGAGGAGCTGCACAAGGCCGGGACGCTGCACGTCGGGGGATCCCGCGCAGAGGTCTCCCGCGGCGAACGCGAGGTCGACGACGGCAAGCACCCGACGAGCCCGTACGTGCTCGTCGCACAGCCCTCGGCGTTCGATCCGAGCCGGGCGCCCGCAGGAAAGCACGTGCTCTGGGCCTACACCCACGTTCCGCGCCACTCCGAGCTGGACGCGACCGAGGCCATAACGGCACAGCTCGAGCGGTTCGCCCCGGGTTTTCGCGATCTTGTGCTCGCGTCATCCTCAATGAGCGCCGTCGACATGGGCAACTACAACCCCAACTACATCGGGGGCGATATCGCCGGGGGCGCCGCCACCATCAAGCAGTTGCTCGCCCGCCCGGTGCTGGCCCGCGAACCGTGGCGCACACCGGTCACGGGGCTCTACCTGGGGTCGTCATCGGCTGTACCCGGCCCGGGTGTTCATGGGCTTGCGGGATGGCGCGCCGCAACCAGCGCGCTGAAGCACGAGTTCGGCCTGCCCTCGCCGGATTTGTCGCCCGAAAATAGCCTGTCACCCGGGGTCTGA
- a CDS encoding SDR family oxidoreductase produces the protein MSKGIAVVTGGTAGLGRAITRELADRGWDVAILARGQEGLEATAAEVRARGRRALAIPTDVADRYAVEAAADRVEDELGPIDLWVNDAMVGVFGEFLTTDPDDFERATAVNYFGFVNGTRAALSRMVPRDSGHVIQIGSALAHRGIPLQAAYCGSKHAVMGFTDSVTSELLHAKSNVAISTVDMPALNTIQFNWVKSQLPGHPQPVPPIYEPEVGAVAVADVADTPRRRTWVGEPTIGTILGNRVSTRALDWFLARTGYDGQQAPEKTEPMWANNLRAPVEGDHGARGIFSDRAWSASPATWAIGHRKTATAIGGAVGIAAATAVVALLKRR, from the coding sequence ATGAGCAAGGGAATCGCAGTGGTTACCGGGGGAACGGCCGGCCTCGGCCGTGCTATCACGCGGGAACTGGCCGATCGGGGTTGGGACGTCGCCATCCTGGCCCGCGGCCAGGAAGGCCTTGAGGCGACGGCTGCCGAGGTGCGCGCCAGGGGGCGTCGCGCCCTCGCGATCCCTACGGACGTTGCCGACCGCTACGCCGTCGAGGCAGCCGCCGATCGCGTGGAGGACGAACTCGGCCCGATCGACCTCTGGGTGAACGACGCGATGGTCGGGGTGTTCGGCGAGTTCCTGACGACCGACCCCGACGACTTCGAGCGCGCGACCGCCGTCAACTACTTCGGCTTCGTCAACGGCACCCGAGCGGCCCTGAGCCGCATGGTTCCGCGCGACAGCGGTCACGTCATCCAGATCGGGTCGGCACTCGCGCACCGCGGCATCCCGCTGCAGGCCGCCTACTGCGGCTCCAAGCACGCGGTCATGGGGTTCACCGACTCGGTCACGAGCGAGCTGCTGCACGCGAAGAGTAATGTCGCCATCTCCACGGTCGACATGCCGGCGCTCAACACCATCCAGTTCAACTGGGTGAAGTCGCAGCTACCGGGCCACCCCCAGCCGGTGCCGCCGATCTACGAGCCCGAAGTCGGTGCTGTCGCTGTGGCGGATGTCGCGGACACCCCTCGCCGCAGAACCTGGGTCGGGGAACCCACCATCGGCACGATCCTCGGCAACCGCGTCTCCACGAGGGCCCTCGATTGGTTCCTCGCGCGCACCGGGTACGACGGCCAGCAGGCACCGGAGAAGACGGAGCCGATGTGGGCGAACAACCTGCGCGCGCCCGTCGAGGGCGACCACGGTGCACGCGGGATCTTCAGCGACCGCGCCTGGTCGGCGAGCCCCGCGACGTGGGCCATCGGGCACCGCAAGACCGCGACGGCCATCGGTGGCGCAGTCGGGATCGCCGCGGCCACGGCCGTCGTCGCCCTGCTCAAGCGCCGCTAA
- a CDS encoding SRPBCC family protein → MSTNVRRMKCTPQDVFDVLADGWLFPAWVVGASRMRDVDPNWPAVGSKLQHSFGVWPMLINDETVVKEFDPPHRMVIRPKGWPIGEALVELDVKPSRGGCLVRIKERAVTGPGALVPAPLLDVGLYARNTETLRRLAFLAEGRSANGEKTEQS, encoded by the coding sequence ATGTCTACCAACGTTCGTCGCATGAAGTGCACCCCACAGGACGTCTTCGATGTGCTGGCCGACGGCTGGCTGTTCCCTGCATGGGTGGTCGGGGCATCCCGAATGCGCGACGTCGACCCGAACTGGCCCGCGGTCGGCTCGAAGCTGCAGCACTCCTTCGGAGTCTGGCCGATGCTCATCAACGACGAGACCGTCGTCAAGGAGTTCGATCCGCCGCACCGGATGGTGATCCGCCCCAAGGGCTGGCCCATCGGGGAGGCCCTCGTCGAGCTCGACGTGAAGCCGTCGAGAGGCGGATGCCTCGTGCGCATCAAGGAGCGTGCTGTGACCGGCCCGGGCGCACTTGTTCCCGCCCCGCTGCTCGACGTCGGGCTGTACGCCCGCAACACGGAGACGCTCCGCAGACTCGCCTTCCTCGCCGAGGGACGCAGCGCCAATGGTGAGAAGACGGAGCAGTCATGA
- a CDS encoding RNA polymerase sigma factor: protein MRSAELEALHSTVAVDLLHYFLRRVDTPEDAADLVADAFLIAWRRVGRLPTDPEQQRMWMFGIARNCLANWHRGRRRRIALSDALREVLSRTHTPVERDDVTDALDSLPVEQAELVRLVHWDGVSVVDAAKVLGIRESTARGRYQRARLALRIALEATPARTRR from the coding sequence GTGAGATCCGCCGAACTCGAGGCGCTGCACAGCACTGTCGCCGTTGACCTGCTGCACTACTTCCTGCGCCGTGTGGACACGCCCGAGGACGCCGCCGACCTCGTGGCCGACGCCTTCCTCATTGCCTGGCGCCGGGTCGGCCGGCTGCCGACCGATCCCGAGCAGCAACGCATGTGGATGTTCGGCATCGCGCGCAACTGCCTCGCCAACTGGCATCGGGGGAGAAGGCGTCGCATCGCCCTGTCTGACGCCCTGCGCGAGGTTCTTTCCCGCACGCATACGCCCGTAGAACGGGATGACGTTACCGACGCGCTCGACTCCCTCCCTGTAGAGCAGGCCGAGCTGGTGCGGCTCGTGCACTGGGACGGCGTCTCGGTCGTCGACGCCGCGAAGGTGCTCGGCATCCGGGAATCGACGGCTCGCGGCCGCTACCAGCGGGCGCGGCTCGCGCTGAGAATCGCTCTCGAAGCTACTCCGGCACGCACACGTCGGTGA
- a CDS encoding alpha/beta fold hydrolase yields the protein MFAHESGSGTPIVLLHGFGMDHRSLLPLDPTFERAGGWRRIFLDLPGATRSPAGSIGSSQQVADAVLDEIRERVGDEPFAVLGNSFGGMIARYVAHERREQVLGLATIAGVFVATHAERIVPPRTVLWRDDEVEAILGEALSEYREGAVVESTGGARAFLRHELPGLNAADQIALDRIAQRYSLDHEPELRHPEPFVQPTLHLTARQDDVVGYRDAWRTIDHYPRATFATLDAAGHGILLEQPALCDSLIADWLQRMRHADY from the coding sequence GTGTTCGCTCATGAGTCCGGCTCCGGTACCCCGATCGTCCTGCTCCATGGTTTCGGGATGGACCACCGCAGCCTCCTGCCGCTCGACCCGACGTTCGAGCGGGCGGGCGGATGGCGGCGCATCTTCCTCGACCTGCCGGGTGCCACGCGCAGCCCGGCCGGCTCGATCGGCAGCTCACAACAGGTCGCGGACGCGGTGCTCGACGAAATCCGCGAGAGAGTTGGCGACGAGCCGTTCGCCGTACTCGGCAACTCGTTCGGCGGCATGATCGCCCGCTACGTCGCGCACGAACGGCGCGAGCAGGTGCTCGGTCTGGCGACGATCGCCGGTGTCTTCGTTGCGACGCATGCCGAGCGGATCGTGCCGCCGCGCACAGTGCTGTGGCGCGATGACGAGGTCGAGGCGATCCTCGGGGAAGCGCTCAGCGAGTACCGCGAGGGCGCCGTGGTGGAGTCCACGGGTGGCGCGCGAGCCTTCCTCCGGCACGAGCTGCCCGGACTCAACGCCGCCGACCAGATTGCCCTCGATCGCATCGCGCAGCGCTACTCGCTGGATCACGAGCCTGAGCTGCGGCATCCCGAACCGTTTGTGCAGCCGACCCTGCACCTCACCGCCCGGCAGGATGACGTCGTCGGTTACCGCGATGCCTGGCGGACGATCGATCACTACCCGCGGGCAACCTTCGCGACGTTGGATGCTGCGGGGCACGGCATCCTGCTGGAACAGCCAGCACTGTGTGATTCCCTCATCGCCGACTGGCTGCAGCGCATGCGGCACGCCGATTATTGA
- a CDS encoding DUF1345 domain-containing protein, giving the protein MPPRKARAEHRWPAVAALVVALTLYATLPSSFFPPLRYAVVAIGVLLLIPLIATNPMRFNKETKLSRILSLGQALLLLLANQVALVQLVILLIHADKADGPSLLLASVQVWVTNVIVYGLIYWEMDRGGPVNRTRAPRDELPEADFRFPQDEDHDAVEEVAHRSSMKSDWTASYLDYLYFSSTNSMAFSPTDTMPLSHRAKALMLLESFGGFVMLALVIARAVALLG; this is encoded by the coding sequence ATGCCTCCGAGAAAAGCGCGCGCCGAGCACCGCTGGCCGGCCGTCGCCGCCCTGGTGGTGGCGCTCACGCTCTACGCCACACTGCCGAGCAGCTTCTTCCCTCCGCTGCGCTACGCGGTGGTCGCGATCGGCGTGCTGCTTCTTATCCCCCTCATCGCCACCAACCCGATGCGTTTCAACAAGGAGACGAAGCTCAGCCGCATCCTCTCCCTCGGGCAGGCGCTCTTGCTGCTGCTGGCCAACCAGGTCGCGCTCGTGCAGCTCGTCATCCTGCTCATTCACGCCGATAAGGCGGATGGCCCGTCGCTTCTGCTCGCGTCGGTGCAGGTCTGGGTCACCAACGTCATCGTCTACGGCCTCATCTACTGGGAGATGGACCGCGGCGGACCGGTGAATCGCACGCGGGCTCCGCGGGACGAGTTGCCCGAGGCGGACTTCCGCTTCCCGCAGGACGAGGATCACGACGCGGTCGAGGAGGTGGCGCACCGGTCATCGATGAAGTCCGATTGGACCGCCAGCTACCTCGACTACCTCTACTTCTCCTCCACGAACTCGATGGCGTTCAGCCCCACCGACACCATGCCGCTCTCGCACCGCGCCAAGGCGCTCATGTTGCTCGAATCGTTTGGCGGGTTCGTGATGCTGGCCCTGGTCATCGCGCGGGCGGTCGCGCTGCTGGGATAG
- a CDS encoding DUF1003 domain-containing protein, with the protein MTDTQAPRDWHADHTAHLTLGQRAADRMRNIMGSWGFVGGFIAFMIVWAIINSSTTAWDPYPFILLNLFLSMLAGLQGAILLIAAKRQDAIAAALSQSDYDTNTTSKSEIEELLAINKRQMELIEELVARVPKV; encoded by the coding sequence ATGACCGACACCCAAGCGCCCCGCGACTGGCACGCCGACCACACCGCCCACCTGACCCTCGGTCAGCGCGCCGCCGACCGCATGCGCAACATCATGGGCAGCTGGGGCTTCGTCGGCGGATTCATCGCCTTCATGATCGTCTGGGCGATCATCAACTCCTCGACCACCGCCTGGGACCCGTATCCGTTCATCCTGCTCAACCTGTTCCTGAGCATGCTGGCGGGGCTGCAGGGCGCCATCCTCCTAATTGCGGCAAAGAGACAGGATGCGATCGCCGCAGCCCTCTCGCAGAGCGACTACGACACCAACACGACGTCGAAGTCGGAGATCGAAGAACTGCTCGCGATCAACAAGCGCCAGATGGAGCTCATCGAGGAGCTGGTAGCGCGGGTTCCGAAGGTCTAG
- a CDS encoding peroxiredoxin, with product MALENDTQAPDFELPNQFGEHVRLGEFRGKKAVALVFFPLAFSSTCTTEMCDLRDNLALFKNNDIELIGISVDSKAVLRAFAENEGYDFPLLADFWPHGSVAKEYGVFLDSKGYANRATFLIDINGIIRASFITAPGEARSIEEYQAAVEELQLTKV from the coding sequence ATGGCTCTGGAAAACGATACCCAGGCACCCGACTTTGAACTCCCCAACCAGTTCGGCGAACACGTTCGACTCGGTGAGTTCCGTGGCAAGAAGGCTGTAGCCCTCGTCTTCTTCCCCCTCGCCTTCTCCAGCACCTGCACGACGGAGATGTGCGACCTGCGCGACAACCTCGCCCTGTTCAAGAACAACGACATCGAGCTCATCGGAATCTCCGTCGATTCGAAGGCCGTTCTCCGTGCCTTCGCCGAGAACGAGGGCTACGACTTCCCGCTGCTCGCCGACTTCTGGCCGCACGGCAGCGTTGCCAAGGAGTACGGCGTCTTCCTCGACAGCAAGGGCTACGCGAATCGCGCCACCTTCCTGATCGACATCAACGGCATCATCCGCGCGTCGTTCATCACCGCGCCCGGCGAGGCCCGCTCCATCGAGGAGTACCAGGCGGCCGTCGAGGAACTGCAGCTCACGAAGGTCTAG